TCGTTGAGCTTGCCCTCCCCCACCAGCGCCGCGACGCGCGCGACCTGGGCCGGGGTGATCGGCAGCTCGCCGAGGTCGACGCCGTCCTCGTTGGCACGACGGGCGAGCTCGCCCATCCACCACTTGCGGGCCTGGTCGGCCGGGGCGCCGGCGGCGATCGTGTCGAGGATCAGCTCGATGGCGCCCGCGTTGAGCGCCGACTGCATCTCCGCGTCGGAGATGCCCCACTCGCCCTGCAGCCGCTGCCGCCGCACCCGCGGCAGCTCGGGCAGCTCGCCGCGCAGCTGCTCCACCCACTCGCGCGAGGGGGCGACCGGGACCAGGTCGGGCTCGGGGAAGTAGCGGTAGTCCTCCGCCTCCTCCTTGACGCGCCCCGAGGTCGTGGTGCCGTTGTCCTCGTGGAAGTGGCGGGTCTCCTGGATGATCGTGCCGCCCTCGTCGAGCACCGCGGCGTGCCGCTGGATCTCGAAACGGGCGGCGCGCTCGACGCTGCGCAGCGAGTTGACGTTCTTGGTCTCGCTGCGGGTGCCGAACTTCTCGGCGTCCTTGCGCATCAGCGACAGGTTGACGTCGCAGCGCATCTGGCCCATCTCCATGCGGGCCTCGGAGACGCCCAGCGCGCGGATCAGCTCGCGCAGCTCCGCGACGTAGGCCTTGGCGACCTCGGGTGCGCGCTCGCCCGCGCCGACGATCGGCTTGGTGACGATCTCGATCAGCGGGATGCCGGCCCGGTTGTAGTCCAGCAGCGAGTGCGAGGCGCCGTGGATACGGCCGGTCGCGCCGCCGACGTGGGTGGACTTGCCGGTGTCCTCCTCCATGTGGGCGCGCTCGATCTCCACGCGGAAGACCTCGCCGTCCTCCAACTGCACGTCGAGGTAGCCGTTGAAGGCGATCGGCTCGTCGTACTGGGAGGTCTGGAAGTTCTTCGGCATGTCCGGGTAGAAGTAGTTCTTCCGGGCGAAGCGGCACCACTCGGCGATCTCGCAGTTGAGCGCGAGGCCGATGCGGATCGCGGACTCGACGCCGATCGCGTTGACGACCGGCAGCGAGCCCGGCAGCCCCAGGCAGGTCGGGCAGACCTGGGTGTTCGGCTCCGCGCCCAGCGCGGTCGAACAGCCGCAGAACATCTTGGTCTTGGTACCCAGCTCGACGTGGACCTCAAGGCCCATCACCGGGTCGTACGAGGCGAGAGCCTCCTCGTACGGGACCAGGTCAATGACGCTCACTCGGCGTCCTTTCAGGGTTGGCTCGCGGTCGGTCTCAGTCGGCGAGGATGTCGGGGACGCTGTCCGAGGTCAGCCGGCGCAGCTCGCGGACGAGCAGCAGCGTGCTGGTGACCAGGGCGAGGGCCCCGACGGCGGCGTTGACGAGCTTGAGGGTGTCCGCCTCGGTACGGGCCCTGCGGATGTCCTTGACGATGCCGAAGGCGCCGAACGCACTGCCGCCGATGCCCAGCATCAGGCCCGGCTTGGTGTGCTTGAAGCCCTTGGCCGTGTCCAGCTTGCTCATAGTGCCGGTGCCTCCTCCAGCAGGGGGTGTCCCCACTTGTCGTTGAGAGCCGCCTCGACAGCCGCGCCGACGCGGTAGAGCCGGTCGTCCTTCAGCGCGGGAGCGATGATCTGCAGGCCGACCGGGAGATTGTCCTCCGGCGCCAGGCCGCAGGGCACCGACATGGCCGCGTTTCCGGCCAGGTTCGACGGAATGGTGCACAGGTCCGCGAGGTACATCGCCATCGGGTCGTCGGCGCGCTCGCCGATCGGGAAGGCGGTGGTCGGGGTGGTCGGCGAGACCAGGACGTCGACGTCCGCGAAGGCGCGGTCGAAGTCGCGCGTGATGAGCGTGCGCACCTTCTGGGCCGAGCCGTAGTAGGCGTCGTAGTAGCCCGAGGAGAGGGCGTAGGTACCGAGCATGATGCGGCGCTTGACCTCGGGGCCGAAGCCGGCCTCGCGGGTCAGCGCGGTGACGTCCTCGGCCGAGCGCGAGCCGTCGTCGCCGACGCGCAGGCCGTAGCGCATGGCGTCGAAGCGGGCCAGGTTGGAGGACGCCTCGGAGGGGGCGATCAGGTAGTACGCCGGCAGCGCGTAGGTGAAGGAGGGGCAGGAGATCTCGACGATCTCGGCGCCCAGCGCGCGCAGGAGCTCCACCGACTCGTGGAAGCGCTGCATCACACCGGCCTGGTAGCCCTCGCCGCCGAACTCCTTGACCACGCCGACGCGCAGACCCTTGACGTCCGCCTGGCGGGCCGCGGCCACGACGGGTGGCACGGGGGCGTTGATCGAGGTCGAGTCGAAGGGGTCGTATCCGGCGATGGCCTCGTGCAGCAGCGCCGCGTCCAGGACCGTGCGGGCGCAGGGACCGCCCTGGTCGAGGGAGGAGGAGAAGGCGATCAGGCCGTAGCGGGAGACGCTGCCGTAGGTCGGCTTGACGCCGACGGTGCCGGTGACCGCGCCGGGCTGGCGGATCGAGCCGCCGGTGTCGGTGCCGATGGCGAGCGGGGCCTCGTAGGCCGCCAGCGCCGCGGCGGAGCCGCCGCCGGAGCCGCCGGGGATCCGGGAGAGGTCCCACGGGTTGCCGGTCGGGCCGAAGGCGGAGTTCTCGGTGGAGGACCCCATGGCGAACTCGTCCATGTTGGTCTTGCCGAGGATCACCACGCCCGCGTCCTTGAGACGGCGGGTCAGCGTCGCGTCGTACGGCGGCACCCAGCCCTCGAGGATCTTCGAGCCCGCGGTGGTCGGCACGC
This genomic interval from Streptacidiphilus rugosus AM-16 contains the following:
- the gatA gene encoding Asp-tRNA(Asn)/Glu-tRNA(Gln) amidotransferase subunit GatA; its protein translation is MTDLIRNTAAHTAQAIASGEVSAVEVAQAHLDRIGAVDEKVHAFLHVDAEGALAAARAVDEKRAKGEELGPLAGVPLALKDVFTTRGVPTTAGSKILEGWVPPYDATLTRRLKDAGVVILGKTNMDEFAMGSSTENSAFGPTGNPWDLSRIPGGSGGGSAAALAAYEAPLAIGTDTGGSIRQPGAVTGTVGVKPTYGSVSRYGLIAFSSSLDQGGPCARTVLDAALLHEAIAGYDPFDSTSINAPVPPVVAAARQADVKGLRVGVVKEFGGEGYQAGVMQRFHESVELLRALGAEIVEISCPSFTYALPAYYLIAPSEASSNLARFDAMRYGLRVGDDGSRSAEDVTALTREAGFGPEVKRRIMLGTYALSSGYYDAYYGSAQKVRTLITRDFDRAFADVDVLVSPTTPTTAFPIGERADDPMAMYLADLCTIPSNLAGNAAMSVPCGLAPEDNLPVGLQIIAPALKDDRLYRVGAAVEAALNDKWGHPLLEEAPAL
- the gatB gene encoding Asp-tRNA(Asn)/Glu-tRNA(Gln) amidotransferase subunit GatB, yielding MSVIDLVPYEEALASYDPVMGLEVHVELGTKTKMFCGCSTALGAEPNTQVCPTCLGLPGSLPVVNAIGVESAIRIGLALNCEIAEWCRFARKNYFYPDMPKNFQTSQYDEPIAFNGYLDVQLEDGEVFRVEIERAHMEEDTGKSTHVGGATGRIHGASHSLLDYNRAGIPLIEIVTKPIVGAGERAPEVAKAYVAELRELIRALGVSEARMEMGQMRCDVNLSLMRKDAEKFGTRSETKNVNSLRSVERAARFEIQRHAAVLDEGGTIIQETRHFHEDNGTTTSGRVKEEAEDYRYFPEPDLVPVAPSREWVEQLRGELPELPRVRRQRLQGEWGISDAEMQSALNAGAIELILDTIAAGAPADQARKWWMGELARRANEDGVDLGELPITPAQVARVAALVGEGKLNDKLARQVIEGVLAGEGEPDAVVEKRGLAVVSDDSALGAAIDAALAAQPDVAAKIRDGKFAAAGALVGAVMKATRGQADAARVKELIFEKLGVTPE